A section of the Sedimentisphaera cyanobacteriorum genome encodes:
- a CDS encoding GH32 C-terminal domain-containing protein: protein MVPASLTKFSSVKIFSFMLILIYFLFSPLCFAEEPIIIADFESEDYGAWQSEGDAFGEGPAEGTLPGQMEVTGFQGQRLVNSFNGGDEATGSLTSPQFEVKRPYISFLIGGGGYEGKTCINLLSGGEVVRTAEGTNTQAGGSEQLMWDSWNVRDLQGEMVKIQIVDSRTGGWGHINVDHIIQTSIERKVVHNKQREFEFTSKYLNFPVKNGAAKRWIRLYIYGEKVREFDIRLAPSDPDFWVYLDVSEFAGKTGTLEIDRYSTQWQTGFDAVFQAETFPGQDNLYQEKRRPQFHFTSRRGWVNDTNGMVYHNGKYHLFYQHNPYGWNWGNMTWGHAVSTDLVHWEEWGDAIHPDQMGTIFSGSAVVEHDKSSSAGSEDESKCFVGINSLANEKNSSGFRTGSEEPIVAFYTSAGNNSPWSRGVPFTQSIAYSNDGGRTFTKYEGNPIIGEIAGGTRDPKVFWHDSTGRWVMVLWIENDKFSIFTSDNLINWRIQSDIKGFFECPEMFELPVDGDPSNTKWVVYGAAGDYKLGDFNGTEFTPETGKIKFQHGKNFYASQTFNNIPDSDGRRIQMGWGRGIDMPDMPFNQMILFPVSLTLHTTEQGVRMFKNPVKEISKLHNRHWDWQSQEVSTGENPLSDVSGELFRIKAVLEPRGADKVEFVIRGTPVTYDVSSEQLTCLGSSAPVSLKNGKLTLEILADRMSIEIFAQNGRYYMPIGADLTENPKSLELCSEGGNAFVESMDVYTLKSIWTSE from the coding sequence ATGGTGCCGGCATCTTTAACAAAATTCAGCAGTGTTAAGATATTCTCTTTTATGCTGATTCTCATTTACTTCTTGTTTTCGCCTTTATGTTTCGCGGAAGAGCCGATAATAATAGCCGATTTTGAAAGCGAAGACTACGGCGCTTGGCAGTCAGAAGGTGATGCTTTCGGCGAAGGCCCTGCAGAAGGGACGCTTCCCGGCCAGATGGAAGTAACAGGCTTCCAAGGCCAGAGACTTGTGAACAGCTTCAATGGCGGAGACGAAGCCACCGGCTCTCTAACCTCTCCTCAATTTGAAGTGAAACGCCCGTATATCAGCTTTCTGATTGGCGGAGGCGGCTATGAAGGCAAAACCTGCATCAATCTTCTTTCCGGAGGCGAGGTTGTCAGAACTGCCGAAGGCACAAACACTCAGGCCGGCGGGTCTGAGCAGCTGATGTGGGATTCCTGGAACGTAAGAGATCTGCAGGGGGAGATGGTGAAGATTCAAATTGTTGACAGCCGCACCGGAGGCTGGGGGCATATCAATGTAGATCATATCATCCAAACCAGCATTGAGCGGAAGGTTGTGCATAATAAGCAGCGCGAGTTTGAGTTCACCAGCAAATATTTGAATTTTCCCGTAAAAAACGGGGCAGCTAAGCGCTGGATACGCCTTTATATTTATGGTGAGAAGGTGCGGGAATTTGATATCCGGCTCGCTCCCTCTGACCCGGATTTCTGGGTTTATCTCGATGTAAGCGAGTTTGCCGGCAAAACAGGCACTCTTGAGATAGACCGCTATTCAACTCAGTGGCAGACGGGATTCGATGCGGTTTTCCAAGCTGAAACATTCCCCGGGCAGGATAATTTGTATCAGGAAAAACGCCGCCCGCAGTTCCACTTCACCTCACGCAGAGGCTGGGTGAACGATACTAACGGGATGGTATATCACAACGGCAAATACCACCTGTTCTACCAGCACAACCCGTACGGCTGGAACTGGGGCAATATGACTTGGGGACACGCCGTGAGCACAGATTTAGTGCACTGGGAGGAATGGGGCGATGCGATCCACCCAGACCAGATGGGCACAATTTTTTCCGGCTCTGCTGTTGTAGAACACGATAAAAGCTCGTCCGCAGGCAGCGAGGACGAAAGCAAATGCTTTGTGGGCATAAATTCTTTGGCTAATGAGAAAAATTCATCAGGATTTCGTACAGGAAGCGAAGAACCTATTGTAGCTTTCTATACATCCGCAGGGAATAACAGCCCTTGGTCTCGGGGCGTGCCTTTTACCCAGTCCATTGCCTACAGCAATGACGGCGGCAGGACATTTACAAAATATGAAGGGAATCCGATAATCGGCGAAATCGCAGGCGGAACGCGCGACCCGAAAGTATTCTGGCACGACTCAACTGGCAGATGGGTTATGGTTCTGTGGATAGAGAACGATAAATTTTCTATATTCACATCCGACAATTTGATAAACTGGCGGATTCAAAGCGATATTAAAGGCTTCTTTGAATGTCCGGAGATGTTCGAACTGCCAGTTGATGGAGACCCTTCAAATACTAAATGGGTGGTTTACGGGGCAGCAGGAGATTATAAGCTCGGCGATTTCAACGGTACTGAATTTACACCCGAGACAGGAAAAATCAAATTCCAGCACGGGAAAAACTTCTACGCCTCACAGACATTCAATAATATTCCAGACTCCGATGGAAGACGGATACAGATGGGCTGGGGCAGAGGAATAGATATGCCCGATATGCCCTTCAATCAGATGATCCTTTTCCCTGTATCGCTAACTCTTCATACAACCGAGCAGGGCGTTCGAATGTTCAAGAATCCCGTGAAGGAAATCTCAAAACTTCACAACCGTCATTGGGACTGGCAGAGCCAAGAGGTGAGTACGGGTGAAAATCCGCTCTCGGATGTAAGCGGCGAGCTTTTCCGGATTAAAGCAGTTTTAGAGCCGCGAGGTGCGGATAAAGTTGAATTTGTAATCCGCGGCACTCCTGTTACCTATGATGTTTCCAGTGAACAGCTAACATGCCTCGGCAGTTCCGCACCGGTCAGCCTGAAAAACGGCAAACTAACGCTGGAAATCCTTGCTGACCGTATGAGCATTGAGATCTTTGCCCAAAACGGACGATATTATATGCCGATAGGAGCTGACCTCACTGAAAACCCGAAGTCGTTAGAACTTTGCAGCGAAGGAGGAAATGCATTTGTTGAATCGATGGATGTTTACACCCTGAAATCTATCTGGACTTCGGAATAA
- a CDS encoding beta-L-arabinofuranosidase domain-containing protein has translation MKLRAAVFLSAVLLCTLVNAQMVIDTVNSADTKAKNSSYKHNLPPLEQSPMIRLPLGSIKPEGWLKTQVDLMAEGQVGKLDEISRFLQSNSGWLGGKERGWEEATYWFRGYYDLARLTQDKRLLKTANKWLEAIISSQTEQGYYGSSYNRLVKGKNGQKIVDLWPHMVMNDALISHYEATGDKRILPMLSKFFEFCIQLPDELFLPKMSWDYYENYGEHFGNWKPRIQFKRAGDFVPQLIWLYNRTGNKTLLDFAVRVYHKTQPALNQWLDNHTVHFAQRFRYPAQMFTITGDERYLKKTELFYDSFMSAWGQMPRGAYAADERIRMGKIDPRQAIETCAIVEMNKSHYILSRITGSGEYADKAEDMTFNHLPASHRPDHKSLRYLTACNMPYSVPKLDYHNRGSHAVFMADGHRCCQHNTAMGWPRFVRNLWQASPDNGLIAWLYSPCKVDAKAGRNGTDVKIDCETNYPFSGDIHLAIKPEKPAFFPLYMRIPGWCKSLELDVNGKARTLNDFDGQFVRILRQWQKDDTVKVKFRMDITVKEWPRNAGGTVNRGPLSYSVRIKENWQKHKSKSKGWPRWSAEPASAWNYGLAADPANPEDSIKLKEVKQVNGQPWKESEAPVVLEAKAKRVPAWKVDPENNTVDPVREGPVRSDAELEKIEMIPMGCAHLRMTVLPLISERKDARYWQNIPDPEVFMLERLK, from the coding sequence ATGAAACTTAGAGCAGCAGTATTTCTTTCAGCGGTTCTGTTATGCACACTTGTGAATGCTCAGATGGTTATAGATACCGTAAATTCAGCAGACACAAAAGCAAAAAACAGCAGTTATAAACACAACCTTCCCCCTCTTGAGCAGAGCCCTATGATTAGGCTTCCGCTCGGCAGCATAAAGCCCGAGGGCTGGCTTAAAACCCAGGTTGATCTTATGGCAGAAGGTCAGGTGGGCAAGCTTGATGAAATAAGCCGATTCCTCCAGTCCAACAGCGGCTGGCTCGGCGGCAAAGAACGCGGCTGGGAAGAAGCAACATACTGGTTCAGGGGTTATTACGACCTCGCCCGGCTCACGCAGGATAAAAGGCTTTTAAAGACAGCTAATAAATGGTTAGAAGCAATCATCTCATCACAAACAGAACAGGGATATTACGGCAGTTCATACAACCGTCTCGTTAAAGGCAAGAACGGGCAAAAAATTGTTGATCTCTGGCCGCATATGGTAATGAACGATGCGCTTATAAGCCACTATGAAGCCACTGGAGACAAGCGAATACTCCCGATGCTCTCAAAATTCTTCGAATTCTGCATTCAGCTCCCAGATGAGCTTTTCCTGCCGAAAATGTCTTGGGATTATTATGAAAACTACGGCGAACATTTCGGAAATTGGAAACCCAGGATTCAGTTTAAGCGAGCGGGGGACTTTGTTCCGCAGCTTATCTGGCTTTACAACCGTACCGGGAATAAAACACTGCTGGATTTTGCTGTGCGGGTTTATCATAAAACCCAGCCAGCACTGAATCAGTGGCTCGATAATCATACAGTTCATTTTGCCCAGCGTTTCCGGTATCCGGCTCAGATGTTTACAATTACCGGCGATGAGAGATACCTCAAAAAAACAGAGCTTTTCTATGATTCATTTATGTCTGCTTGGGGGCAGATGCCCCGCGGTGCTTATGCAGCTGATGAGAGAATACGGATGGGCAAGATTGACCCGCGGCAGGCAATTGAAACATGCGCTATTGTAGAAATGAATAAAAGCCACTATATACTTTCACGGATTACCGGCAGCGGAGAGTATGCAGATAAGGCGGAAGATATGACATTTAACCATCTCCCGGCCTCTCACCGGCCAGACCATAAAAGCCTTAGATACCTTACTGCTTGCAATATGCCGTACTCTGTTCCGAAGCTGGACTACCACAACAGAGGCTCACATGCGGTATTTATGGCAGACGGCCACCGCTGCTGCCAGCATAATACAGCAATGGGATGGCCACGATTTGTGCGTAATCTTTGGCAGGCCTCGCCTGATAACGGGCTTATAGCGTGGCTTTACAGCCCGTGCAAGGTAGATGCAAAGGCCGGAAGGAATGGAACGGACGTGAAGATTGACTGCGAAACTAATTATCCCTTCAGCGGGGATATACATCTGGCAATAAAGCCCGAGAAGCCCGCTTTCTTCCCGCTTTATATGAGAATCCCCGGATGGTGCAAAAGCCTTGAGCTTGACGTAAACGGAAAAGCTCGAACTCTGAATGATTTTGACGGGCAGTTTGTGAGGATTCTCAGACAGTGGCAGAAAGACGACACAGTAAAGGTCAAATTCAGAATGGATATTACTGTAAAAGAATGGCCGAGGAATGCAGGGGGCACAGTAAACCGCGGCCCGCTGAGCTATTCAGTTCGAATAAAAGAAAATTGGCAGAAGCACAAATCAAAGTCTAAAGGCTGGCCGAGATGGAGCGCTGAACCGGCATCTGCTTGGAATTACGGGTTAGCAGCAGATCCTGCCAATCCGGAAGATAGCATCAAGTTGAAAGAAGTTAAACAGGTAAACGGACAGCCTTGGAAAGAATCCGAAGCACCGGTTGTGCTTGAGGCAAAGGCAAAAAGGGTACCTGCATGGAAGGTTGATCCGGAAAATAATACTGTAGATCCGGTAAGGGAAGGGCCTGTGCGCAGTGATGCTGAGCTGGAAAAGATCGAGATGATTCCGATGGGCTGCGCTCATCTGAGAATGACAGTACTCCCGCTGATAAGCGAGAGAAAGGATGCAAGATACTGGCAGAACATCCCCGACCCGGAGGTATTTATGCTCGAGAGGCTGAAATAA
- a CDS encoding arylsulfatase: MKRRTFLAGCALSSISLTAGLSLAEKRKKKPNILLIMADDMGYSDIGCYGGEIETPNLDRLAGNGLRFTQFYNAARCCPTRASLLTGLYPHQADVGHMVYRDQGKGYHGKLNKQCVTLGEVMKNSGYQTMMSGKWHVGHSEDVWPSNRGFDKFYGIHLHVDSYFKVLKGCDVYKNGRKVIKAADTPANRLHPDQEWYTTNVFTDHAIKFLDEAEKDKPFFLYAAYNAPHWPLEAPDKTIQKYRGKYMHGWEALRKDKIERMKKLGIIKENWQLSKSDAPEWESLSEDDRKNLDFRRAIYAAQIDNMDQNIGRLIKKLEEKGELENTLVLFLSDNGCSAEPERKMFGYRFRENRIENFRQWRKDSGRSSSQGMAWANVSNTPFRKYKKWTHEGGIATPLIAHWPEVIKNGGQLNHTPGHVADIMATAVDVGRGFYPKKFGGNEIKPMEGTSLKPAFDGSEIKRENPIFWEHEGNWAIREDKWKLVCDGPKGKVELYDLENDRTELSNLAEAKPDKVKELTEKWHKWAKRADVLPWPYKPQWQADI, encoded by the coding sequence ATGAAAAGAAGGACATTTTTAGCAGGCTGCGCATTATCTTCAATCAGCTTGACTGCAGGCTTGTCATTAGCCGAGAAGAGAAAGAAAAAACCAAACATCCTTCTGATTATGGCGGATGATATGGGCTACAGCGATATCGGCTGCTACGGGGGCGAGATCGAAACACCCAATCTCGACAGGCTCGCAGGAAATGGGCTGAGATTTACGCAGTTTTACAATGCCGCCCGCTGCTGTCCCACCAGAGCAAGCCTTCTTACAGGCCTCTATCCGCATCAGGCCGATGTGGGGCATATGGTTTACAGAGACCAGGGCAAAGGCTATCACGGCAAGCTCAACAAGCAGTGCGTAACCCTGGGCGAGGTAATGAAGAATTCGGGCTATCAAACTATGATGTCAGGCAAATGGCACGTTGGCCATTCCGAAGACGTTTGGCCTTCAAACAGAGGATTCGATAAGTTCTACGGGATACATCTGCATGTTGACAGCTACTTCAAGGTGCTCAAGGGCTGCGATGTTTATAAAAACGGCCGGAAGGTTATTAAGGCCGCAGACACCCCTGCCAACAGGCTTCATCCCGATCAGGAATGGTACACCACAAACGTATTTACCGACCACGCTATCAAATTCTTAGACGAGGCGGAAAAGGACAAACCCTTCTTTCTGTATGCAGCCTACAATGCACCGCATTGGCCTCTTGAAGCGCCGGATAAAACTATTCAAAAATACCGCGGAAAATATATGCATGGCTGGGAAGCACTTCGCAAAGATAAAATTGAGAGGATGAAGAAGCTGGGGATAATAAAAGAAAACTGGCAGCTCTCAAAAAGCGATGCACCCGAATGGGAAAGTCTCTCAGAAGACGACCGCAAGAACCTTGATTTCAGGCGTGCGATATATGCCGCCCAGATTGATAATATGGACCAGAATATCGGAAGGCTTATAAAGAAGCTCGAAGAGAAGGGTGAACTCGAAAACACGCTTGTGCTTTTCCTCTCAGATAACGGCTGCAGCGCAGAGCCGGAAAGAAAGATGTTCGGGTACCGCTTCAGAGAGAACCGAATTGAAAATTTCAGGCAGTGGAGGAAGGATTCCGGGCGTTCGTCAAGCCAGGGGATGGCTTGGGCGAACGTTTCAAATACGCCGTTCAGGAAATACAAGAAATGGACTCACGAAGGGGGCATCGCAACCCCGCTGATAGCCCACTGGCCTGAGGTAATTAAAAATGGAGGACAGCTCAACCATACACCAGGGCACGTTGCTGATATAATGGCAACTGCAGTTGATGTTGGAAGGGGTTTCTATCCGAAAAAATTCGGCGGGAACGAAATAAAACCTATGGAAGGAACGAGCCTGAAGCCGGCATTTGACGGCAGCGAGATAAAACGGGAAAATCCAATTTTCTGGGAGCATGAAGGCAACTGGGCAATACGTGAGGACAAGTGGAAGCTCGTTTGCGACGGGCCGAAGGGCAAAGTCGAACTTTACGACTTGGAAAATGACAGAACAGAGCTCAGTAACCTTGCTGAAGCAAAACCAGACAAGGTAAAAGAGCTTACTGAAAAATGGCACAAATGGGCAAAAAGAGCAGATGTTCTTCCTTGGCCTTATAAGCCGCAGTGGCAGGCAGATATTTAA
- a CDS encoding PEP-CTERM sorting domain-containing protein — translation MKKALFSLILFTLVGAVAAAPSFLITKPPVEPYPSYTGPSEDPHAQQGQWFKDSSTQVEEARTHEFYDNVTNFGGGNESYLAIEGYAENLQYDGDNITSFDIRATITNDTPGIGTWRDGANSHGESLTATEPYSGKLYDTKLTAEFAVDLTAYNAWLDGGSASGVYEDRMPHIVAVNHDQLAWYCWTPDNPDQDKVPWGDYLVPTFDFGDIAQGESVTKVLQFTVEGAGLAPSDARAIALETSSDLLLNRTTSLKISDWMDTIGEDDGTAYPNDDGGTALTDSDVSVFHNVPEPATIALIGLGAIALRRKL, via the coding sequence ATGAAGAAAGCACTATTTTCACTAATCTTGTTCACTTTAGTTGGGGCGGTGGCGGCGGCACCCTCGTTCCTGATCACCAAGCCCCCTGTTGAGCCGTACCCGAGCTATACCGGCCCATCAGAAGACCCACACGCCCAGCAGGGGCAGTGGTTCAAAGACAGCAGCACACAGGTTGAAGAGGCCCGAACGCATGAGTTCTACGATAACGTTACGAACTTCGGCGGCGGAAACGAAAGCTATCTGGCTATCGAAGGCTACGCTGAAAATCTCCAGTATGATGGGGATAACATCACAAGCTTTGACATCCGTGCTACTATCACAAACGATACGCCCGGAATAGGCACATGGAGAGACGGTGCCAACAGCCATGGCGAGTCTCTCACTGCAACCGAGCCGTATTCAGGCAAGCTCTACGACACCAAACTCACAGCGGAATTTGCGGTTGACCTAACTGCATACAACGCATGGCTTGACGGCGGCTCTGCAAGCGGGGTTTATGAAGACAGGATGCCGCATATCGTGGCAGTGAATCACGACCAGCTCGCTTGGTACTGCTGGACGCCGGACAATCCTGATCAGGACAAAGTGCCTTGGGGGGATTATCTTGTACCAACGTTCGACTTTGGCGACATTGCACAGGGGGAGTCTGTAACTAAAGTGCTGCAGTTTACGGTTGAAGGAGCGGGCCTTGCCCCCAGCGACGCCAGGGCTATAGCTCTGGAAACCTCAAGCGATCTTCTTCTTAATCGAACCACTTCGCTGAAAATAAGCGACTGGATGGATACTATTGGAGAAGACGACGGAACAGCTTACCCGAACGATGATGGCGGCACCGCCCTTACCGACAGCGATGTATCAGTGTTCCATAATGTGCCCGAGCCGGCAACAATAGCTCTAATCGGCTTAGGTGCAATCGCTCTGAGAAGAAAACTCTGA